A window of Pelagicoccus enzymogenes genomic DNA:
CAGCAAGTTGTTGGCTAGAGCGCCCGCCCCGTAAGCGAGCTTGCGCGGGAACGGAATACGCTCTTGGGAAGCAGTTGAATACTCGGGCATGGGGTGGATAGCAAAAAGCGGAAGGCGCGAAAGTCCAACGAAAGCTCAACTTGGCAAGAACCTCGTTTCGGGACGACGTGACAGGTCGCCACCTCACTGCTACCTGCCAAAAGGCCGCGGAAAAGACAAGCCGCGATACCAGTTCAAGCGATCGTTCGCAAGCTTCAGCTCATTCTTTCTGCACCGCTCGTTTGGGCTCCCTGTCGATTGTATAGAGCCCCCAGTGCTTCTCGGCCCCCAACGGATCGGCATTGCCCTTCCAATCTTCGTCGAAGGCTTCGAACCAAAAGATCGTGATATTGTTGGCCCTGCCAAACTCCATCAATTCTCGATAGTGGCGGGCTTGCGATTCCTCGCTTGCCCGATCGCCGAACTCAGACGCCACGCTAGCCCAGCCAGCTTCCGACACCACTATCGGCATATCCGGCAAAACCGCCCGAATTTCCTGCAAGTTCTCGATCGTGTAAGGCAGCGCTTCATCTATCGTCTTTTCCTCCCAAGCTGGGTAAGTATGCACGGCCAGAAAATCGAGATGGTCCGCCAATTCCGCTCCATACTGGGAAAAAACCTTGTAATTGTCAGCTGTTGTAACCGGCTGCTGGATACGGCTTCGAACGGATTTCAGGTGGCGGATCATCGACTCGAGAGAGACAAGATGGTCATTCCAAGTGACCAACGACTCGTTTCCCACGTTCACAGCGACAACGATATCTGAATACTCGTTCGCCAAGCGTACACCGGCTTCAATTTCCCGCAAATTTTTGGCAGCCTTTCGCTCTAGTTCCGCTTCCGGCACCGGTTCCAAAACCCACGCGCAGCCTTCGTGATTACTCAATTCTCCATCCAGCCAGATTCCCAACATGACTTTGAGAGGAATACCGTGCTCACGGATGATACGCAGCACATCCTCCGAATTCCGCTGGCTGTCATAAAGCCGGATCAGCTCAAACCCTTCTTCGAAAGCGATAATCTTCAGGTCCTCCAAAATCTGCTCATCGGTCGGAAGCACCGCTCCCTCCCCTCGATCCGGATGCTGGCCGTGGCGAAATCCCGAATAGGCGACGCCCCGTTGCATGCCTGCCAGCAAAGATTCCTGCGGCTGCCGCAAATCCTCGCCAGACACGTGTCCGCCACAGGCGAGTGACAGGACCGATAGAACAAATGTGATCGCTCGGGGTAAGTGATTCATACTGCAGTGCATGAATCATTAAGATGCACTTTAATGCAATGCTTTATTTGTTTCGCGACGGTTTTTCCGCGATTCCGGGCCATCAGCACCCGAGACCGCTCTTGACCCTTACAACGGGCCACAAATAGTCCCTCCAAAAGAGAAATGCGACTTCCCCAGCACACAAAGCTCCTTTTCATCGGCGACTCGATCACCGACGCCGGACGCGACCCCTCCGGCGAGCCCACGCCTTGGACCAACGACATCGGTCTCGGCCGCGGCTACGTGAATCTCGTCAACGCCCTGCTGCATATAAGCACTCCCGAATCCAAAATCCGGATACTCAACCAAGGGATCAGCGGCAATACCATCCGAGACCTATCCCAACGATGGCAGGAGGACGTCTTGGACCATAAGCCCGATTGGCTCTCGATCAAAATCGGCATCAACGACGTCTGGAGACAATTCGACCAACCTCACCGCAAGGAGACCCATGTCAGTCCGGAGGAATTCGCGGCGACCTACCGCCAACTCCTCGACCAAACCCGCCCCCAACTGCAGGGGCTGGTGCTTATCTCCCCGTACTTCATCGAACCCAATCGTGACGATCCCATGCGAGCGCTCATGGATCGCTACGGAGCCATCGCCCATAAAATCGCTCAGGAGTACGACGCGGTCTTCGTGGACGCCCAGGCCGCCATGGACCGCCTCACCCAACACACCCACCCCGCCGAAATCGCATGGGACCGCATCCACCCCTCGTCCGTGGGGCACATGGCCATCGCCCAAGCCTTCGTCGATGCCATCTCATAATTCGGCTTACCCTAATTCCTATGAAAATCGAACACTTCGCAATCAACGTCAGCGACCCCAACGCCTTCGCTGACTGGTACGTCAAAAACTGCGGCATGAGCGTCGCCCGTAAATTGGAGAAAGCTCCCTTCACCCACTTCCTCGCCGACTCCAGCGGATCCGTCATGGTTGAGGTCTACAACAATCCCGTCGACCAGGTTCCAGACTACGCCAGCATGAATCCGCTCATCCTGCACCTCGCCTTCGTCTCTAAGGATCCGGATGCTGACCGCTCCCGCCTCGAAGCAGCAGGAGCCAGCTTCGTGGTCGACGAGACCACGCCTTTGGGCGACCGCTTGGTCATGCTGCGCGACCCCTGGGGCTTCGCCATCCAACTCTGCCAGCGCGGCACCCCGATGCTCTAGCGCGTCAAGGCATCCAAGATCGTGTCTGGCCGATTGGTGGTAATCGAATCAACCCCGCGGCCGACAAGGGCCAAGGCGAACTCAGGATCGTCGACGGTCCAGACATGATAGCCCCAGCCTTTCTCCTTGAAGCGGGCCACGAATGACGAATCGACCACTTCGTTGGCTCGCGTGCTGATGCCGTCGGCCTTACTTTTCCGCAAGACGCGCATCAGCTTTCCCGTGTGCGGCCGCAATCGCCCCTTTTCGTCCTGCTTGACGGAGACGAGCCAGTTCGCCCGATAACGAGGCGCCTCCCGCTTCAATCGGCGAACCACCTTTTCGTTGAAGGAGATGAAAGTCAGCTGTTCATCCTTCAACTCCGAGGCCTCGACCTGCTTCAACAGTTCAGGAACGATCTCCGGCCCGCACTTGATCTCCACGAACATGGTCTTGCCCTCTGGGACCGTCCCCAAGACCTCACGCAAAGTCGGAATCGCAGTTCCCACCCACTGTTCGCCAACCCAACGCCCAAAGTCATAAGCGCGCAATTCCTCTAGCGTCAGATCCTCAACTCTCTTGTCTACCCCCGTGTATTTCTGGATCGAGAAGTCGTGCACGCAGACAATCTCACCATCAGCTGTGAGGTGAAAATCGCCTTCGATCGCGTCGGCATCGAGCTCCCAAGCAAGTTCGAACGCGGGCAGCGTATTTTCGGGGGCGTAAGCCGATGCCCCACGATGCGCGATCACAAAGCTTTCGCGGGCGCTCGCGTTCGCCGCGAACAGCAGTAACAAAAAAATTCCATATTTCATAAGCAAAAAGTGTTTAGGCCCTCGCCATAGGCATCTCGCCTCAGGAGCAGGAACCACAATGCCGGTCCCCCGCCTCGACCGGCGCTCTCCAATCGGGGACGATATGGTGCAGTTCCATCCTGCTTTCCGAACCGGGCAGTTTTTCCAATCTTAGAAGCTGTATCGCCCTTTCAATGACAAGGCGGTCTCCGCAACAGAAACCCACGATTTCATCGCATTGCGATTCGTCGTCCGATTTCAAAGTTAAAAAGCTGCTTCGGTCGGCGACTCGTCCCTCCAGCGTCTGGAAAACGCTGTAACTGTCGCTCACTATAGACTCAGGCTCGTATTCGTCATACCAAGACAAGAGCACATTATCATCCGTCCCTAAGTTACCCGAGAAAACAGGCAACACTTGATACTTGAACGAGAAAAGCTCCTCGAAACGATCCTTCAGAATTCGAGATTCCCGATTTTCGGAAGCAGTAAGCACCAGCCCTATCTTGCGTATGCCGCGTCGTTGAAAGTGGTCCACTCCCAGTCCGAGCATGCGCCTCCAGTCCAAGTCGACCGAGCAAACAGATTGCTCAAGGATAGAGCAACAGTTGACGATCTGGAAACGCTTGAGCAAGAGCGGATCCAAGCGATCACCCTCCAGCAAGCCAAGGGATAGGATCTTCTCGGCCCCTCTGAACTCGAGGCTACGGCGCAACGATTCCGCGCTCACGAAATCAGACGCGTAGACAATGTCGGCATCGTATCCATACTTCTCGCACAACTGACGACTCAATGCGACGAGACGCAGTACCCGCTTTGTTCGCCGCCACAAAAGAAGCGTTAGGACTTCGCGACTTCGTCCACCTCCACTTCGCCACCGTTGGGCCGCCAAGCGGGAAATGGTCGGGTCCGGGCGGTAGCCGAGCGCCTCTGCTGCCTTCAACACTTTGGCACGAGTGGCGTGGCCCACGTGCGAGCAATCCCTCAGAGCCCGCGAAACGGTTGACTTGTTGACTCCCGCTAGCTGAGCCACATCTGCCAATGTCACGATTCTCCGATTCGTCTTTTCCATTTACGCTTCAGCGTCGAAACTGAAGGAGCCCTTCCGGCATATCCAGAAGAAGAAGAGCCCGTAAACAGAACGTAACAGGGCCATCGGTAGGCCCTGCTACGCCGCTTAAAATCTTCCCCTAGAACTGGGGCGATGCTCCTAGCCAGGTCAAAGCTTTGCCCTAAAAATACGGGGCAAGCGAAGCGAGGTCGCTGCTCACTCCCGTTCGACGCGATAAAAACTGCCTGCGCCGGGAACCGCGTCGTCCCGATTCCAGCTTGGCTTCCAGAAAATTCTGGCAACCGCGTCTTTCTCCAAGTCCTTGTCGTTCAATGTAACATTCAAACGGATACCGTCCCAATCGCCGCCTCCCTGCTCGTCCAGATAAGCGAAGGGCACCGAGATTTCGAGCGCATACCCGAGAGCGGTCTTGCGAGCGACGTAAGTCGATCCCTCCGGATAGGATCCAGCTCCTCGAGCGCGGGTGTCACCGTTCGGACCGGGCGCGATATTGAAAAAGAGAGGACGGCGATCCGCCTTGTTGGAGCCACGCACCCGTTGCGGTCTGGCGTCGATCAGAACTCCTACACTGTCCTGCGCCCAAAGGGCGTCTTCCTCGGACAGGGCAAGGCTGTCGTCGAAAACCTTTACCGCCACGAGCAAGTTCTCCCCGTCCTCAGCGACGTCGAATTCGAAACGGCTGTCTTTCTCGCCCTCCCATCGACGATGGTAGTGCCAGTCCGCGACCTCGGGGGATCGATAGGACAAGGATCCCCACTCCTTCAGATCTCCATCCACGAGAAAGTCTGCTTCGGTTCTGATCGGAAGTTCGCGCA
This region includes:
- a CDS encoding glycosyl hydrolase family 17 protein translates to MNHLPRAITFVLSVLSLACGGHVSGEDLRQPQESLLAGMQRGVAYSGFRHGQHPDRGEGAVLPTDEQILEDLKIIAFEEGFELIRLYDSQRNSEDVLRIIREHGIPLKVMLGIWLDGELSNHEGCAWVLEPVPEAELERKAAKNLREIEAGVRLANEYSDIVVAVNVGNESLVTWNDHLVSLESMIRHLKSVRSRIQQPVTTADNYKVFSQYGAELADHLDFLAVHTYPAWEEKTIDEALPYTIENLQEIRAVLPDMPIVVSEAGWASVASEFGDRASEESQARHYRELMEFGRANNITIFWFEAFDEDWKGNADPLGAEKHWGLYTIDREPKRAVQKE
- a CDS encoding SGNH/GDSL hydrolase family protein — translated: MRLPQHTKLLFIGDSITDAGRDPSGEPTPWTNDIGLGRGYVNLVNALLHISTPESKIRILNQGISGNTIRDLSQRWQEDVLDHKPDWLSIKIGINDVWRQFDQPHRKETHVSPEEFAATYRQLLDQTRPQLQGLVLISPYFIEPNRDDPMRALMDRYGAIAHKIAQEYDAVFVDAQAAMDRLTQHTHPAEIAWDRIHPSSVGHMAIAQAFVDAIS
- a CDS encoding LacI family DNA-binding transcriptional regulator produces the protein MEKTNRRIVTLADVAQLAGVNKSTVSRALRDCSHVGHATRAKVLKAAEALGYRPDPTISRLAAQRWRSGGGRSREVLTLLLWRRTKRVLRLVALSRQLCEKYGYDADIVYASDFVSAESLRRSLEFRGAEKILSLGLLEGDRLDPLLLKRFQIVNCCSILEQSVCSVDLDWRRMLGLGVDHFQRRGIRKIGLVLTASENRESRILKDRFEELFSFKYQVLPVFSGNLGTDDNVLLSWYDEYEPESIVSDSYSVFQTLEGRVADRSSFLTLKSDDESQCDEIVGFCCGDRLVIERAIQLLRLEKLPGSESRMELHHIVPDWRAPVEAGDRHCGSCS
- a CDS encoding VOC family protein, with the translated sequence MKIEHFAINVSDPNAFADWYVKNCGMSVARKLEKAPFTHFLADSSGSVMVEVYNNPVDQVPDYASMNPLILHLAFVSKDPDADRSRLEAAGASFVVDETTPLGDRLVMLRDPWGFAIQLCQRGTPML
- a CDS encoding glycerophosphodiester phosphodiesterase — protein: MKYGIFLLLLFAANASARESFVIAHRGASAYAPENTLPAFELAWELDADAIEGDFHLTADGEIVCVHDFSIQKYTGVDKRVEDLTLEELRAYDFGRWVGEQWVGTAIPTLREVLGTVPEGKTMFVEIKCGPEIVPELLKQVEASELKDEQLTFISFNEKVVRRLKREAPRYRANWLVSVKQDEKGRLRPHTGKLMRVLRKSKADGISTRANEVVDSSFVARFKEKGWGYHVWTVDDPEFALALVGRGVDSITTNRPDTILDALTR